The following proteins are co-located in the Pomacea canaliculata isolate SZHN2017 linkage group LG8, ASM307304v1, whole genome shotgun sequence genome:
- the LOC112570761 gene encoding kynurenine 3-monooxygenase-like — protein MTEKKQKHVAICGGGLVGSLCACFMARRGYKVELFEMRPDIRTQKVVHGRSINLALSVRGREALNSVGLEEAIIKHGVPMYARMIHDLDGRRRPIPYGKGNQHIMSVDRRLLNELLLNEAERHPNVTTYFCHKVQKCNFETGEVVFLKDGKEEVRRKVDLIVGSDGAHSAVRQQMMKSVRFDFQQEYIPHGYMELTIPPTTSGDFAMEVNYLHIWPRNEFMMIALPNEDRSYTTTLFMPFEMFEAIKTEDQLMDLFHKYYPDSLPLLGEENLKKIFFSTKASPLLTVKCSPYHVGDKAVLIGDAAHAMVPFYGQGMNCGFEDCLVLTDILDKYGDDFSQALPAYTKFRNPDAKAICDLAMYNYTEMRALVNTKSFLLRKMLDRILNTVFPNAWVPLYTMVTFSRTRYHECVARRAWQDKVLHRLGITISWTAMIGVGLALWTHLAARHGGPSPLDIVHKWSTNIEL, from the exons GTGGGTTCTCTCTGTGCTTGCTTCATGGCTAGAAGAGGCTACAAGGTGGAGCTCTTTGAAATGAGGCCAG ATATTCGAACACAAAAGGTGGTGCATGGCCGTAGCATCAACCTGGCCTTGTCTGTCAGAGGCCGTGAGGCACTGAACTCTGTGGGGTTGGAGGAGGCTATCATTAAACATGGTGTTCCCATGTATGCTCGCATGATTCATGATCTTGACGGCAGACGCAGGCCTATTCCTTATGGCAAAGGGAATCAG cATATCATGTCTGTGGATAGACGCCTGCTAAATGAACTGCTTTTGAATG aAGCAGAGAGACATCCAAATGTGACAACCTACTTCTGCCACAAAGTCCAAAAGTGCAATTTTGAAACTGGCGAGGTTGTGTTTCTCAA AGATGGAAAGGAAGAAGTACGCAGAAAAGTTGACCTAATTGTTGGAAGTGACGGAGCTCACTCAGCAGTTCGACAGCAGATGATGAAGTCTGTCCGTTTCGACTTTCAGCAAGAGTACATTCCCCATGGCTACATGGAGCTCACCATTCCACCTACCACAAGTGGTGAT TTTGCTATGGAAGTGAATTACCTTCACATATGGCCAAGAAATGAGTTCATGATGATCGCACTACCCAATGAAGATCGGTCCTACACCACCACACTGTTTATGCCATTCGAGATGTTTGAAGCCATCAAGACAGAAGACCAGCTGATGGACTTATTCCACAAATACTACCCAGACTCACTGCCTTTGCTGGGAGA ggaaaatttgaagaaaatctTCTTCAGCACAAAAGCTTCTCCATTGCTTACTGTGAAG TGCTCTCCGTACCACGTGGGAGACAAGGCCGTCCTCATAGGGGATGCTGCTCATGCTATGGTGCCTTTCTATGGTCAAGGCATGAACTGT GGGTTTGAAGACTGCTTGGTGCTTACTGACATTCTTGACAAGTATGGAGATGACTTCT CACAAGCCCTGCCTGCATATACAAAGTTCAGAAATCCAGATGCCAAAGCCATTTGTGACCTTGCTATGTATAACTATACCGAA ATGCGGGCCTTAGTCAACACAAAGTCATTTCTGTTGCGGAAGATGCTTGACAGAATCTTGAACACTGTGTTTCCGAATGCTTGGGTTCCTCTGTATACTATG GTGACCTTTAGTCGCACCCGCTATCATGAATGTGTGGCCCGCCGCGCCTGGCAGGACAAG GTATTGCATAGATTGGGCATCACAATCAGCTGGACTGCCATGATTGGAGTGGGTCTGGCCCTTTGGACTCACCTGGCAGCCAGACATGGAGGACCTTCTCCTCTGGACATTGTGCATAAGTGGTCCACCAATATTGAACTATAA